A single window of Arvicola amphibius chromosome 15, mArvAmp1.2, whole genome shotgun sequence DNA harbors:
- the Dhodh gene encoding dihydroorotate dehydrogenase (quinone), mitochondrial isoform X2, producing the protein MITKRALDAAIILGGGGLLFTSYLTATGDDHFYAEYLMPALQRLLDPESAHRLAVRFTSLGLLPRATFQDSGMLEVRVLGHKFRNPVGIAAGFDKHGEAVDGLFKLGFGFVEVGSVTPQPQEGNPRPRVFRLPEDQAVINRYGFNSHGLSVVEHRLRARQQKQTKLTADGLPLGINLGKNKTSVDAAADYVEGVRVLGPLADYLVVNVSSPNTAGLRSLQGKTELRLLLAKVLQERDALKGVRKPAVLVKIAPDLTAQDKEDIASVARELGIDGLIVTNTTVSRPTGLQGALRSEVGGLSGKPLRDLSTQTIREMYALTQGRIPIIGVGGVSSGQDALEKIQAGASLVQLYTALTFLGPPVVVRVKRELEALLKEQGFNTVTEAIGADHRR; encoded by the exons ATGATAACG AAGCGGGCTCTGGATGCGGCCATCATCCTTGGGGGCGGAGGACTTCTCTTCACCTCTTACCTGACAGCCACGGGTGATGACCATTTCTATGCTGAATACCTCATGCCGGCCCTGCAGAGGCTGCTAGACCCAGAATCAGCCCACCGACTCGCTGTTCGTTTTACGTCCCTCGGGCTCCTTCCTCGAGCTACATTTCAGGACTCTGGCATGCTG GAAGTGAGAGTCCTGGGCCATAAATTCCGAAATCCAGTAGGGATTGCTGCAGGATTTGACAAACATGGGGAAGCTGTGGATGGCCTCTTCAAGCTgggctttggttttgttgagGTCGGAAGTGTGACTCCCCAGCCTCAGGAAGGAAACCCCAGACCCAGAGTATTCCGCCTCCCAGAGGACCAAGCTGTCATTAACAG GTACGGATTCAACAGCCACGGGCTCTCGGTGGTGGAACACAGGCTACGGGCCCGACAGCAGAAGCAGACCAAGCTCACTGCAG ATGGGCTGCCCCTGGGAATAAACCTGGGGAAGAATAAGACTTCGGTGGATGCTGCTGCAGACTATGTAGAGGGCGTTCGTGTCCTGGGCCCCTTGGCTGACTACCTCGTGGTGAACGTGTCCAGTCCCAACACTGCTGGCCTGAGGAGCCTCCAGGGAAAGACTGAGCTGCGCCTCCTGCTGGCCAAG GTGCTGCAGGAGAGGGACGCCTTGAAGGGAGTGCGGAAGCCAGCCGTGCTGGTGAAGATCGCCCCTGACCTCACGGCCCAGGACAAGGAGGACATTGCCAGTGTGGCGAGAGAG CTGGGCATCGATGGATTGATTGTCACAAACACCACAGTGAGTCGCCCTACCGGCCTACAAGGTGCTCTGCGCTCTGAGGTGGGAGGACTGAGTGGGAAGCCACTCCGAGATTTGTCAACCCAGACCATCCGGGAGATGTACGCCCTCACTCAAG GCAGGATTCCCATTATCGGGGTTGGCGGTGTGAGCAGCGGGCAGGATGCGCTGGAGAAGATCCAGGCAGGGGCCTCCCTGGTGCAGCTGTACACGGCCCTCACCTTCCTGGGGCCACCTGTCGTGGTCAGGGTCAAGCGTGAGCTGGAGGCTCTTCTTAA agaGCAGGGTTTTAACACAGTCACAGAGGCCATTGGAGCAGATCATCGGAGGTGA
- the Dhodh gene encoding dihydroorotate dehydrogenase (quinone), mitochondrial isoform X1, with translation MAWRQLRKRALDAAIILGGGGLLFTSYLTATGDDHFYAEYLMPALQRLLDPESAHRLAVRFTSLGLLPRATFQDSGMLEVRVLGHKFRNPVGIAAGFDKHGEAVDGLFKLGFGFVEVGSVTPQPQEGNPRPRVFRLPEDQAVINRYGFNSHGLSVVEHRLRARQQKQTKLTADGLPLGINLGKNKTSVDAAADYVEGVRVLGPLADYLVVNVSSPNTAGLRSLQGKTELRLLLAKVLQERDALKGVRKPAVLVKIAPDLTAQDKEDIASVARELGIDGLIVTNTTVSRPTGLQGALRSEVGGLSGKPLRDLSTQTIREMYALTQGRIPIIGVGGVSSGQDALEKIQAGASLVQLYTALTFLGPPVVVRVKRELEALLKEQGFNTVTEAIGADHRR, from the exons ATGGCGTGGAGACAGTTGCGA AAGCGGGCTCTGGATGCGGCCATCATCCTTGGGGGCGGAGGACTTCTCTTCACCTCTTACCTGACAGCCACGGGTGATGACCATTTCTATGCTGAATACCTCATGCCGGCCCTGCAGAGGCTGCTAGACCCAGAATCAGCCCACCGACTCGCTGTTCGTTTTACGTCCCTCGGGCTCCTTCCTCGAGCTACATTTCAGGACTCTGGCATGCTG GAAGTGAGAGTCCTGGGCCATAAATTCCGAAATCCAGTAGGGATTGCTGCAGGATTTGACAAACATGGGGAAGCTGTGGATGGCCTCTTCAAGCTgggctttggttttgttgagGTCGGAAGTGTGACTCCCCAGCCTCAGGAAGGAAACCCCAGACCCAGAGTATTCCGCCTCCCAGAGGACCAAGCTGTCATTAACAG GTACGGATTCAACAGCCACGGGCTCTCGGTGGTGGAACACAGGCTACGGGCCCGACAGCAGAAGCAGACCAAGCTCACTGCAG ATGGGCTGCCCCTGGGAATAAACCTGGGGAAGAATAAGACTTCGGTGGATGCTGCTGCAGACTATGTAGAGGGCGTTCGTGTCCTGGGCCCCTTGGCTGACTACCTCGTGGTGAACGTGTCCAGTCCCAACACTGCTGGCCTGAGGAGCCTCCAGGGAAAGACTGAGCTGCGCCTCCTGCTGGCCAAG GTGCTGCAGGAGAGGGACGCCTTGAAGGGAGTGCGGAAGCCAGCCGTGCTGGTGAAGATCGCCCCTGACCTCACGGCCCAGGACAAGGAGGACATTGCCAGTGTGGCGAGAGAG CTGGGCATCGATGGATTGATTGTCACAAACACCACAGTGAGTCGCCCTACCGGCCTACAAGGTGCTCTGCGCTCTGAGGTGGGAGGACTGAGTGGGAAGCCACTCCGAGATTTGTCAACCCAGACCATCCGGGAGATGTACGCCCTCACTCAAG GCAGGATTCCCATTATCGGGGTTGGCGGTGTGAGCAGCGGGCAGGATGCGCTGGAGAAGATCCAGGCAGGGGCCTCCCTGGTGCAGCTGTACACGGCCCTCACCTTCCTGGGGCCACCTGTCGTGGTCAGGGTCAAGCGTGAGCTGGAGGCTCTTCTTAA agaGCAGGGTTTTAACACAGTCACAGAGGCCATTGGAGCAGATCATCGGAGGTGA